The Oenanthe melanoleuca isolate GR-GAL-2019-014 chromosome 1A, OMel1.0, whole genome shotgun sequence genome contains a region encoding:
- the LDHB gene encoding L-lactate dehydrogenase B chain, which yields MATVKDKLISPVAEGAKVPNNKITVVGVGQVGMAAAISILAKDLCDELALVDVMEDKLKGEMMDLQHGSVFLHTHKIVADKDYAVTANSKIVVVTAGVRQQEGESRLNLVQRNVNVFKFIVPQIVKYSPNCIILVVSNPVDILTYVTWKLSGLPKHRVIGSGCNLDTARFRYLMAERLGIHPSSCHGWILGEHGDSSVAVWSGVNVAGVSLQELNPDLGTDKDPENWKEIHKQVVASAYEVIKLKGYTNWAIGFSVADLCETILKNLNRVHSVATLVKGMYGIENEVFLSLPSVLSASGLTSVINQKLKDDEVTQLRKSADTLWNVQKDLKDL from the exons ATGGCCACTGTCAAGGACAAGCTGATCAGCCCCGTCGCGGAAGGAGCCAAGGTTCCCAACAACAAGATCACGGTTGTGGGGGTTGGCCAGGTTGGGATGGCCGCTGCTATCAGCATCCTGGCAAAG GATCTTTGTGATGAGCTTGCTCTGGTTGATGTAATGGAAGACAAACTAAAAGGAGAAATGATGGACTTGCAGCATGGGAGCGTGTTCCTTCACACTCACAAGATTGTGGCAGACAAAG ACTATGCTGTCACTGCCAACTCCAAGATTGTGGTGGTGACTGCAGGAGTGCGTCAGCAGGAGGGGGAGAGTCGGCTCAACCTGGTGCAGAGGAATGTCAATGTCTTCAAATTCATCGTGCCTCAGATTGTCAAGTACAGCCCCAACTGCATCATCCTGGTGGTTTCCAACCCAG tggaTATATTAACCTATGTCACATGGAAGCTGAGTGGGCTGCCAAAACACCGTGTGATTGGAAGTGGCTGCAATCTGGACACGGCCAGATTCCGTTACCTGATGGCTGAGAGACTTGGGATCCATCCAAGCAGCTGCCATGGCTGGATCTTGGGAGAGCACGGTGATTCCAGTG TGGCTGTTTGGAGTGGAGTGAATGTGGCAGGGGTTTCCCTCCAGGAGCTGAACCCTGACTTGGGAACTGACAAAGATCCTGAGAACTGGAAAGAGATCCACAAGCAAGTGGTTGCAAG TGCCTACGAGGTGATCAAACTAAAGGGATACACAAACTGGGCTATTGGCTTTAGTGTGGCTGACCTCTGTGAGACTATCCTGAAGAACCTGAACCGAGTTCATTCAGTTGCTACTCTGGTAAAG GGCATGTATGGCATTGAGAATGAAGTCTTCTTGAGCCTTCCTTCTGTCCTAAGTGCCTCTGGCCTGACGAGTGTTATCAACCAAAAGCTGAAGGACGACGAGGTGACCCAGCTGAGGAAGAGCGCGGACACGCTGTGGAACGTCCAGAAGGATCTCAAGGATCTGTAA